The Methylomonas koyamae genome has a segment encoding these proteins:
- a CDS encoding IS5 family transposase, whose translation MRGHDAIQNSWFSYVSLEDRIPKQHPLRRLRLLVDGVLASMDAVFAECYSHTGRPSIAPEKLLRALLLQVLYTVRSERQLMEQLDYNLLFRWFVGLGIDDAVWERSVFSANRERLLSEALSREFFERVLAIAEWQNLVSDEHFSVDGSLIEAWASHKSFVKKDGSGPDKPAGRNPEVDFSGEKRSNATHQSTTDPEARLYKKGEYTEAKLRYITHALSENRNGLIVDVETTQATGTAEIEAAQTMIKRRVPKGGSVGADKGYDQPAFVNKLKTQDIKAHVARKKTGSAVDGRTARGKAYAQSLKRRKIVEEAFGWIKTVGGLRKTRHIGLAKVAGQALFCFAAYNLTRLLNLLVFTPKPAWSAPT comes from the coding sequence ATGCGCGGACACGATGCCATTCAAAATAGCTGGTTCAGCTACGTTAGCCTGGAAGACCGTATTCCCAAACAGCATCCGTTGCGTCGTTTACGGCTACTCGTCGATGGCGTATTGGCCTCTATGGATGCGGTCTTTGCCGAATGCTACTCCCATACTGGCCGCCCGTCGATTGCGCCCGAAAAACTGCTGCGCGCCTTGCTATTGCAAGTGCTGTACACCGTTCGTAGCGAACGCCAGTTGATGGAACAGCTGGACTACAACCTGCTGTTTCGCTGGTTTGTCGGTTTGGGTATCGACGATGCTGTCTGGGAACGCAGCGTGTTCAGCGCCAACCGCGAGCGCCTGCTGTCCGAAGCACTGAGTCGCGAGTTTTTTGAGCGGGTCTTGGCCATTGCCGAATGGCAAAACCTGGTGTCCGACGAACACTTCAGTGTCGACGGCAGCCTGATCGAAGCCTGGGCCTCGCACAAAAGCTTCGTGAAGAAAGACGGCAGCGGTCCTGATAAACCCGCCGGCCGCAATCCCGAGGTCGACTTCAGCGGCGAAAAGCGCAGCAATGCCACGCATCAGAGCACGACAGACCCCGAAGCGCGGCTTTACAAGAAAGGCGAATACACCGAGGCCAAACTGCGTTACATCACCCATGCCCTATCCGAGAATCGTAACGGCCTGATTGTCGATGTCGAAACCACCCAAGCCACCGGCACCGCTGAAATCGAAGCCGCGCAAACAATGATCAAACGCCGTGTTCCCAAAGGCGGCAGCGTCGGTGCCGACAAAGGCTATGACCAACCGGCGTTCGTCAACAAACTCAAGACGCAAGACATCAAAGCCCATGTTGCTCGCAAAAAGACCGGCAGTGCCGTCGATGGCCGCACCGCGCGCGGCAAAGCGTACGCTCAAAGCCTCAAGCGCCGCAAAATCGTCGAAGAAGCCTTCGGCTGGATCAAGACCGTCGGGGGCCTGCGTAAAACCCGCCACATCGGCTTAGCCAAAGTCGCAGGTCAGGCCTTGTTTTGCTTTGCCGCCTACAACCTGACGCGCTTGCTCAACCTATTGGTGTTCACGCCGAAACCGGCGTGGAGTGCGCCCACCTAG
- a CDS encoding dodecin, with protein MPDHVYQKIELTGSSTVSIENAVENAVAKAGESVANMRWFEVIETRGHIADGKIAHWQVTIKVGYTLD; from the coding sequence ATGCCAGACCATGTTTACCAAAAAATCGAATTGACCGGTTCGTCCACTGTCAGCATTGAGAATGCGGTGGAAAACGCCGTAGCCAAAGCCGGCGAATCAGTGGCCAATATGCGCTGGTTCGAAGTGATCGAAACCCGCGGCCATATCGCCGACGGCAAAATCGCCCACTGGCAGGTGACAATCAAAGTCGGTTACACGCTCGACTGA
- the thiE gene encoding thiamine phosphate synthase: MKLPRRGLYAITQPEGKTAEQVIAEVEAALKGGAVLVQYRDKQAVDGEGLAGRLLRLCRSYHVPLIINDSVELALAVGADGVHLGRDDGNIAAARAKLGADAIIGVSCYNDIARATAAVAAGADYVAFGRFFPSGSKPLAAPAEIGTLREAKRSLPVPIVAIGGILPENAGQLLAAGADLLAVIGGVFDGDPFEAARRFRALF, from the coding sequence ATGAAACTTCCCCGCCGCGGCCTGTACGCGATCACCCAACCCGAAGGCAAAACCGCAGAACAAGTCATCGCCGAAGTCGAAGCGGCGTTAAAGGGCGGCGCGGTGCTGGTGCAATACCGCGACAAACAGGCCGTGGATGGCGAAGGCTTAGCCGGCCGCCTGTTACGACTGTGCCGCAGTTACCATGTCCCGCTGATTATCAACGACAGCGTCGAGCTGGCGCTGGCGGTCGGCGCCGACGGCGTGCATTTGGGCCGCGACGACGGCAACATCGCGGCAGCCCGAGCAAAGCTGGGGGCCGACGCGATCATCGGCGTGTCCTGTTACAACGATATCGCCAGAGCGACCGCAGCCGTCGCGGCCGGCGCCGATTACGTCGCCTTCGGCCGGTTTTTTCCGTCCGGTTCCAAACCGTTGGCGGCGCCGGCCGAAATCGGCACGCTACGTGAAGCCAAGCGCAGCTTGCCGGTGCCTATCGTCGCCATCGGCGGTATTTTGCCGGAAAACGCTGGACAGTTATTGGCTGCCGGTGCAGACTTATTGGCCGTCATCGGCGGCGTATTCGACGGCGATCCGTTCGAGGCCGCGCGCCGTTTCCGGGCATTGTTTTAA
- a CDS encoding BRCT domain-containing protein — MLSDSQTHLLRQAGAVLQDIGEHRFCELCRHPQQIESAGDGELVAFLKIANALYRGGEPAISDSDYDFIFLAELKKRQPDHPLLHEVEPEPAFAGKTVDLPVMMLSTDKAYSRDEVERWAARIEKAAEELGKNFADLQFKITPKLDGYAAYDDGRMLYTRGDGRKGQDISRVFERGLQVANQGRRGLGAGEIVVSRSYFDRNLADFFDNPRNFQASVIKEKELDEHAQQAIEDHAAVFYPFALLPAWTGSWAELIADFEGHVKTIWHKVDYDVDGVILEIADEELKTYLGATRHHHRWQLAYKENLETAEVKILQVVPQTSRSGRITPVAELEPTRLSGALLSRATAHHYKMVVDKGIGPGALIRLARSGEVIPKIEAVINPAEPDIPEACPSCGHALIWDNDYLLCPNNLACPAQISNSMEHFFRVLKNNDGFGAATIKRLYEHGIRRVDQIYALDAEQFENMGFGPKQSQNLVDQLLRSRREAVEDWRFLAAFGVFRMGLGNCERLLAHHPLQNIFQLSETDIVAIEGFAEKTAAVIAEGFANIKPLFDQLMALGFNLQASQAQPDENAHPLAGKTLVFTGTLHSGSRDELSKQAKAKGAKVGSSVSAKTDYLVAGDNVGANKTNTAREKGVTVISETEFLALLHGDGQ, encoded by the coding sequence ATGCTCAGCGACAGCCAAACACATCTGCTCCGCCAAGCCGGAGCCGTGTTGCAGGACATCGGCGAACACCGCTTTTGCGAGCTGTGCCGCCATCCGCAACAAATCGAATCGGCCGGCGACGGCGAACTGGTCGCCTTTCTGAAAATCGCTAACGCCCTCTACCGCGGCGGCGAGCCGGCCATCAGCGACAGCGACTACGATTTCATCTTTCTGGCCGAATTAAAAAAACGCCAGCCCGACCATCCTTTGTTGCACGAGGTGGAACCGGAGCCGGCTTTCGCCGGCAAAACCGTCGACCTGCCGGTCATGATGCTGTCCACCGACAAGGCTTACAGCCGCGACGAAGTGGAACGCTGGGCGGCACGCATCGAGAAAGCGGCCGAGGAACTGGGCAAGAACTTTGCCGACCTGCAATTCAAGATCACGCCGAAGTTGGACGGCTACGCCGCCTACGACGACGGCCGGATGCTGTATACCCGCGGCGACGGCCGCAAAGGCCAGGACATCAGCCGCGTGTTCGAACGCGGCTTGCAGGTCGCCAACCAAGGCCGACGCGGGCTGGGCGCCGGCGAAATCGTAGTCAGCCGCAGTTATTTCGACCGCAATCTGGCCGACTTTTTCGACAACCCGCGGAATTTTCAAGCCAGCGTCATCAAGGAAAAAGAACTGGACGAACACGCGCAACAAGCCATTGAGGACCATGCTGCGGTGTTTTATCCGTTTGCATTGCTGCCTGCCTGGACCGGCTCTTGGGCCGAATTGATCGCCGACTTCGAAGGCCACGTCAAAACCATCTGGCATAAAGTCGACTACGACGTCGACGGCGTGATACTGGAAATTGCCGACGAGGAATTGAAAACCTATCTCGGCGCCACCCGCCACCACCATCGCTGGCAGTTGGCTTACAAGGAAAATCTGGAAACGGCCGAAGTCAAAATTCTGCAGGTCGTACCGCAAACTTCGCGCTCGGGCCGGATCACGCCGGTCGCCGAACTGGAACCGACCCGCCTCAGCGGCGCGCTGCTGTCGCGGGCTACGGCCCACCATTACAAGATGGTGGTCGACAAAGGCATCGGACCCGGCGCACTGATCCGCTTGGCGCGCTCCGGCGAGGTAATTCCGAAAATCGAGGCCGTAATCAATCCGGCCGAACCGGACATCCCCGAGGCCTGCCCCAGTTGCGGCCATGCTTTGATATGGGATAACGACTATCTGCTTTGCCCAAACAACCTGGCTTGTCCGGCGCAAATCAGCAACAGCATGGAGCACTTTTTCAGAGTATTGAAAAACAACGACGGCTTCGGCGCTGCGACGATCAAACGCCTCTACGAACACGGTATCCGCCGCGTCGATCAAATTTACGCTCTCGATGCCGAGCAATTCGAAAACATGGGCTTCGGCCCGAAACAATCGCAAAACCTGGTCGACCAATTATTGCGCAGCCGGCGGGAAGCAGTCGAAGACTGGCGCTTTCTGGCCGCGTTCGGCGTATTTCGGATGGGCTTGGGCAATTGCGAACGTTTGCTGGCCCACCATCCGTTGCAAAACATTTTCCAACTCAGCGAAACGGACATTGTCGCGATCGAAGGCTTTGCCGAGAAAACCGCCGCGGTGATTGCCGAAGGCTTCGCCAACATCAAACCCTTGTTCGATCAGTTGATGGCGCTGGGTTTTAACCTGCAGGCCAGCCAGGCTCAACCGGACGAAAACGCTCACCCGTTGGCCGGCAAAACCCTGGTATTTACCGGCACGCTGCACAGCGGCAGCCGCGACGAGCTCAGCAAACAAGCCAAAGCCAAGGGCGCCAAAGTCGGCAGTTCGGTATCGGCCAAAACCGACTACCTGGTAGCCGGCGACAACGTCGGCGCCAATAAGACCAACACCGCGCGCGAAAAAGGCGTGACGGTGATCAGCGAGACGGAATTTCTGGCCTTGCTGCACGGAGACGGGCAATGA
- the thiD gene encoding bifunctional hydroxymethylpyrimidine kinase/phosphomethylpyrimidine kinase, which produces MSRPVVLCFSGHDPSGGAGIQADIETIASHHCHAAGVITALTEQDSRNVKKLLPQRAADLTSQAQTVLADMQVAAIKIGLIGSAELAEAIADVLQSCPRIPVVLDPVLAAGGGSDLAGQGLIDAINNRLLPLATVLTPNANEARRLTGLADLDACGKALRHSGAEYVLITGADEDSELVHNRLYLADGVNETFNWERLPHSYHGSGCTLASAIAALLAQGLDPFSAISEAQDYTWQSLAAAYRPGRGQHNPERFFWVES; this is translated from the coding sequence ATGAGCCGGCCGGTCGTATTATGTTTTTCCGGCCACGACCCGAGCGGCGGCGCCGGGATTCAAGCCGACATCGAAACCATCGCCAGCCACCACTGCCATGCCGCCGGTGTGATCACGGCGCTGACCGAACAAGACAGCCGCAACGTCAAAAAACTGTTGCCGCAGCGGGCGGCGGACTTGACCAGCCAAGCGCAAACCGTGCTGGCCGATATGCAGGTCGCGGCCATCAAAATCGGCTTGATCGGCTCGGCGGAACTGGCCGAGGCGATTGCCGACGTATTGCAAAGCTGTCCGCGAATTCCAGTGGTATTGGACCCGGTGCTGGCCGCCGGCGGCGGCAGCGATTTGGCCGGCCAGGGTTTGATCGATGCCATCAATAACCGGCTATTGCCGCTAGCCACGGTATTAACGCCTAACGCCAACGAAGCCCGCCGCCTGACCGGGCTGGCCGACCTCGACGCCTGCGGCAAAGCGCTGCGACACAGCGGCGCGGAGTACGTCTTGATCACCGGAGCCGACGAAGACTCGGAATTGGTACACAACCGCCTGTACCTGGCCGACGGCGTTAACGAAACCTTCAATTGGGAACGGCTGCCTCACAGCTACCACGGCTCCGGTTGCACGTTGGCCAGCGCAATCGCCGCGTTACTGGCGCAAGGCCTGGACCCGTTCAGCGCGATCAGCGAGGCGCAAGACTACACGTGGCAAAGCCTCGCAGCCGCCTACCGACCCGGCCGCGGCCAGCATAATCCGGAACGTTTTTTTTGGGTGGAATCATGA
- a CDS encoding transcriptional repressor, with product MTESEPERISHPEHDHNLCIRNAISVAEQLCLSRGVQLTPIRHKILELIWNSHKAVKAYDLLDQIRPVNDAAKPSTVYRALDFLLEQGLIHRVESLNAFVGCHCSGTQHDQLLLICTACHTVEERAAPAVLSALGTELSDAGFVPQRKTIEIHGLCRSCKSVSAAASEKADKH from the coding sequence ATGACCGAATCAGAACCCGAGCGTATCAGCCATCCGGAACACGACCACAACCTGTGTATTCGAAATGCGATAAGTGTAGCGGAACAGCTTTGCTTGTCACGCGGCGTACAGTTGACGCCGATCCGCCATAAAATTCTGGAGTTGATCTGGAACAGCCATAAAGCCGTCAAAGCTTACGATTTGCTCGACCAAATCCGTCCGGTCAACGATGCCGCCAAACCGTCGACGGTATACCGGGCGCTGGATTTTTTGCTGGAGCAAGGACTGATTCACCGGGTGGAAAGCCTGAACGCTTTCGTCGGCTGCCATTGCTCCGGCACCCAGCACGACCAGCTATTGCTGATCTGTACCGCCTGCCATACCGTCGAAGAACGCGCCGCCCCCGCCGTATTGAGCGCGCTCGGCACGGAATTAAGCGATGCCGGCTTCGTCCCGCAACGCAAAACCATCGAAATCCATGGCCTATGCCGATCCTGTAAATCTGTTTCTGCCGCAGCGTCGGAAAAAGCCGACAAACATTGA